Proteins from a genomic interval of Leeia speluncae:
- the deoA gene encoding thymidine phosphorylase: MTWQISEILREKREGKTLSADAIDTFVKGVASSFVSDSQIAAFTMATCIRGMTAEECVSLTLAMRDSGEVLDWSGLNLTGPVIDKHSTGGVGDLTSLLIGPMVAACGGFVPMISGRGLGHTGGTLDKLEAISGYCVTPEREQFQQVVKSVGVAIVGQTAALAPADRRIYAVRDVTATVESISLITASILSKKLAAGLDALVMDVKVGNGAFTPKFEDAVDLAQTIVNTGNGAGVKTSALITDMSQPLAPAAGNALEIAIALDYLTGRARPERLHRVTIALAAQLLVAGGLASSTMDAEQQLLNVLDSGEAFVRFERMCHALGATVEDLSVNDVLPKAPVIKPVLATEAGWVTRTQARQLGMVVVGLGGGRRVPADVVDPRVGLSQMKQVGEKVMAGEPLAWVHAANEVDAQQAVNAVSAAYTVSAQSDIEYTELIGPVVG; the protein is encoded by the coding sequence CTGATGCGATTGACACATTTGTGAAAGGGGTTGCGTCTAGCTTCGTTAGTGATAGCCAGATCGCCGCTTTTACGATGGCGACGTGTATTCGGGGGATGACTGCTGAAGAGTGTGTGTCACTCACCTTGGCGATGAGAGATTCTGGCGAGGTGCTGGATTGGTCCGGGTTGAATTTGACAGGTCCGGTCATCGATAAGCATTCTACGGGTGGGGTAGGCGATTTAACCTCGTTACTGATTGGGCCGATGGTCGCAGCGTGCGGTGGATTTGTGCCGATGATTTCTGGCCGGGGACTTGGTCATACAGGTGGTACGCTGGATAAATTAGAAGCAATTTCTGGTTATTGTGTGACGCCAGAGCGAGAACAATTTCAGCAAGTGGTGAAATCAGTTGGTGTGGCAATTGTGGGGCAAACCGCCGCATTGGCACCTGCGGATCGGCGTATTTATGCGGTGCGTGATGTGACGGCTACCGTTGAGTCAATTTCCTTGATTACCGCCTCGATCCTCTCTAAAAAATTAGCGGCAGGACTAGATGCCTTAGTGATGGATGTAAAGGTAGGGAATGGTGCCTTTACGCCTAAGTTTGAAGACGCGGTAGATTTAGCGCAGACGATTGTAAATACAGGCAATGGAGCTGGGGTAAAGACATCTGCCTTGATAACGGACATGAGTCAGCCGCTTGCTCCTGCAGCTGGCAACGCGTTGGAAATTGCTATTGCGCTAGATTATCTGACAGGGCGAGCAAGACCAGAACGATTGCACCGAGTGACAATCGCACTAGCTGCGCAATTACTGGTCGCCGGTGGGTTGGCTAGTTCGACGATGGACGCGGAACAACAACTCCTGAACGTGCTAGATAGTGGTGAAGCCTTTGTGCGGTTTGAGAGGATGTGTCATGCATTAGGCGCTACGGTCGAAGATCTTTCTGTAAATGATGTACTGCCAAAGGCGCCAGTGATTAAGCCTGTCTTGGCGACGGAAGCTGGCTGGGTAACACGGACGCAAGCTCGTCAACTCGGCATGGTCGTGGTTGGGTTGGGCGGTGGGCGACGTGTGCCGGCAGATGTGGTTGATCCTCGTGTTGGTTTGAGCCAGATGAAGCAGGTTGGTGAAAAGGTGATGGCTGGTGAGCCTTTAGCTTGGGTGCATGCAGCAAATGAGGTAGATGCACAACAGGCCGTTAACGCAGTTAGCGCTGCCTATACCGTCTCGGCGCAGTCTGATATAGAATATACAGAATTGATTGGCCCCGTCGTGGGGTAA